Proteins encoded in a region of the Streptomyces sp. NBC_00310 genome:
- the gatA gene encoding Asp-tRNA(Asn)/Glu-tRNA(Gln) amidotransferase subunit GatA — translation MTDSIIKLTAAEIAAKIASGELTAVQVTEAHLARIEAVDEKVHAFLHVDREGALAQARAVDEKKARGEKLGPLAGVPLALKDIFTTVGIPTTVGSKILEGWIPPYDATLTKRLKDADVVILGKTNMDEFAMGSSTENSAYGPTGNPWDLTRIPGGSGGGSSASLASYQAPLAIGTDTGGSIRQPAAVTGTVGVKPTYGAVSRYGMVAFSSSLDQGGPCARTVLDAALLHEVIAGHDPLDSTSIDAPVPAVVEAARNGSVAGMRVGVVKQFRGEGYQAGVLQRFDESVALLKELGAEIVELDCPSFDLALAAYYLIAPSECSSNLARFDGLRYGLRTGDDGTNSAETVTSLTREAGFGPEVKRRIMLGTYALSSGYYDAYYGSAQKVRTLITRDFEKSFEKVDVIVSPTTPTTAFPIGERADDPMAMYLADLCTIPTNLAGNAAMSLPCGLAPEDGLPVGLQIIAPALKDDRLYKVGAAVEAAFVEKWGHPLLEEAPSL, via the coding sequence ATGACCGACAGCATCATCAAGCTCACCGCGGCGGAGATCGCCGCGAAGATCGCTTCCGGCGAGCTCACCGCCGTACAGGTCACCGAGGCCCACCTGGCCCGGATCGAGGCCGTCGACGAGAAGGTGCACGCCTTCCTGCACGTCGACCGCGAGGGCGCCCTCGCCCAGGCCCGTGCCGTCGACGAGAAGAAGGCCAGGGGCGAGAAGCTCGGCCCGCTCGCCGGTGTTCCGCTCGCGCTCAAGGACATCTTCACCACGGTCGGCATTCCGACCACCGTGGGCTCGAAGATCCTCGAAGGGTGGATCCCGCCTTACGACGCGACCCTCACCAAGCGCCTGAAGGACGCCGACGTCGTCATCCTCGGCAAGACCAACATGGACGAGTTCGCCATGGGGTCCTCCACCGAGAACAGCGCGTACGGGCCGACCGGCAACCCCTGGGACCTCACCCGGATCCCGGGCGGCTCCGGCGGCGGTTCCTCCGCCTCGCTCGCCTCCTACCAGGCGCCCCTCGCCATCGGCACCGACACCGGCGGTTCGATCCGTCAGCCGGCCGCCGTCACCGGCACGGTCGGCGTCAAGCCGACGTACGGCGCGGTCTCCCGCTACGGCATGGTGGCGTTCTCGTCCTCCCTCGACCAGGGCGGGCCCTGTGCCCGTACGGTCCTGGACGCGGCGCTGCTGCACGAGGTCATCGCGGGGCACGACCCGCTCGACTCGACCTCCATCGACGCCCCGGTCCCGGCGGTCGTCGAGGCCGCGCGCAACGGCAGTGTCGCCGGGATGCGGGTGGGCGTCGTCAAGCAGTTCCGGGGCGAGGGCTACCAGGCGGGCGTGCTCCAGCGGTTCGACGAGTCCGTCGCGCTGCTGAAGGAGCTGGGCGCCGAGATCGTCGAGCTGGACTGCCCGTCGTTCGACCTGGCGCTGGCCGCGTACTACCTGATCGCGCCGAGCGAGTGTTCGAGCAACCTCGCCCGCTTCGACGGGCTGCGCTACGGCCTGCGTACCGGCGACGACGGCACGAACTCCGCCGAGACGGTCACCTCCCTCACCCGTGAGGCGGGCTTCGGCCCCGAGGTGAAGCGCCGCATCATGCTCGGCACGTACGCGCTCAGCTCCGGCTACTACGACGCGTACTACGGCAGCGCCCAGAAGGTCCGTACGCTCATCACGCGGGACTTCGAGAAGTCGTTCGAGAAGGTCGACGTCATCGTCTCGCCGACCACGCCCACCACCGCCTTCCCGATCGGCGAGCGCGCCGACGACCCGATGGCGATGTACCTGGCGGATCTCTGCACCATCCCGACCAACCTCGCGGGCAACGCCGCGATGTCCCTGCCCTGCGGCCTCGCGCCGGAGGACGGGCTGCCGGTCGGACTGCAGATCATCGCTCCGGCACTGAAGGACGACCGGCTTTACAAGGTCGGCGCCGCCGTCGAGGCCGCCTTCGTGGAAAAGTGGGGGCACCCGCTCCTCGAGGAGGCTCCGTCGCTGTGA
- a CDS encoding putative bifunctional diguanylate cyclase/phosphodiesterase, translating to MEPTESVAPDSRLRLRRMSGAWRRGRSLLMGGRPFEGSREQRGRERESRERESRERGSRQATAAESRAGVAWPPGRAGASARGSLVPGPAQLTSGTAVGTGGTPAVTGALSQGRGHELPGHEADRHMSWPALPAVIVGLAGAILGAGFYRAFVGQHALFPAGAVGWSLALLTGIIVGHLVAMGRARWWGGTGSGAALTLAVLLLYGWVAAGMVSLTVVVLVGIARRGRWRQGVLHGAVDILGIGAAALVLRVFGRVPSVERPWDPDSWNLYSAPQVALVAIAYLAVSRALLWYLAAPRGGLPTVARTALVRQGLVAVALLGIAPLVCVVALAQPLLLPLFAIPLIALDSTLWIARARAEEQLRDPLTGLPNRQWLLERTWTALDDAERIGARSALMLIDLDRFRSVNDTLGHLAGDRLLLQIADRLRVALPRGAEAARLGGDEFAVLLPVADSTTSASRVARNLVAALGSPLDLDGLTLVLEASAGLAVFPDHALDAEGLLRRADVAMYQAKRDRTGVEVYEPKRDSNTPDRLGLLGDLRRALDAQEVELHYQPKVRFDGQVAGLEALVRWVHPERGKVPPDEFIAIAESSGLMPHLTEYVLETALAQVARWRAQGLHVPVAVNVSPRDVHTPGFAGAVAARLARHGVPAGSLQLEITEHVLLEDPQRAADTLAGLTGHGVKMSLDDFGTGYSSLVHLRRLPVSELKIDRSFVARLAIDNEDAEIVRCTVDLAHSLGLLVVAEGVEDDETWERLRDLGCDAVQGWLVAAAMPPEEATAWLRARGSRGWQRPKAALPAATADE from the coding sequence ATGGAACCGACCGAGAGCGTCGCCCCGGACTCACGGCTGCGTCTGCGCCGGATGTCCGGGGCCTGGCGACGGGGGCGCTCCCTGCTCATGGGAGGACGCCCGTTCGAGGGAAGCCGAGAGCAGCGAGGTCGAGAGCGGGAGAGCCGAGAGCGGGAGAGCCGGGAGCGGGGTTCCCGGCAGGCGACGGCGGCGGAATCCAGGGCCGGGGTGGCATGGCCGCCGGGCCGTGCGGGCGCGAGCGCACGCGGCTCCCTCGTACCCGGCCCGGCACAGCTCACCTCCGGCACCGCGGTCGGCACGGGCGGGACCCCTGCCGTCACCGGCGCGCTCAGCCAGGGCCGCGGCCACGAACTGCCGGGCCACGAAGCCGATCGGCACATGTCCTGGCCCGCGCTGCCCGCCGTGATCGTGGGCCTCGCCGGCGCCATCCTGGGCGCCGGGTTCTACCGGGCGTTCGTCGGGCAGCACGCGCTCTTCCCGGCCGGCGCCGTCGGCTGGTCCCTCGCCCTGCTGACCGGCATCATCGTCGGCCACCTCGTCGCCATGGGCCGCGCCCGCTGGTGGGGCGGCACCGGCTCCGGCGCCGCCCTCACCCTCGCCGTCCTGCTGCTGTACGGCTGGGTGGCCGCAGGGATGGTCAGCCTCACCGTCGTCGTCCTCGTCGGCATCGCCCGCCGGGGCCGCTGGCGGCAGGGCGTGCTGCACGGCGCGGTCGACATCCTCGGCATCGGTGCCGCCGCGCTCGTCCTGAGGGTCTTCGGCCGGGTCCCCTCGGTGGAGCGGCCCTGGGACCCGGACAGCTGGAACCTCTACTCGGCGCCCCAGGTGGCGCTGGTCGCCATCGCCTACCTCGCGGTCAGCCGCGCCCTGCTCTGGTATCTGGCCGCGCCACGCGGCGGACTGCCCACCGTCGCGCGTACGGCCCTGGTCAGACAGGGGCTCGTCGCCGTCGCGCTGCTCGGCATCGCCCCGCTCGTCTGCGTCGTCGCCCTCGCCCAGCCCCTGCTGCTGCCGCTCTTCGCCATCCCCCTCATCGCGCTCGACTCCACGCTGTGGATAGCCCGCGCCCGCGCCGAGGAGCAACTGCGCGACCCGCTCACCGGACTGCCGAACCGCCAGTGGCTGCTGGAACGGACCTGGACCGCCCTGGACGACGCCGAACGCATCGGGGCGAGGTCCGCACTGATGCTGATCGACCTCGACCGCTTCAGGTCCGTCAACGACACACTCGGGCATCTCGCGGGCGACCGGTTGCTGTTGCAGATAGCCGATCGGCTGCGGGTCGCCCTGCCGCGCGGAGCGGAGGCCGCGCGGCTCGGCGGCGACGAGTTCGCCGTCCTGCTGCCCGTCGCCGACTCCACGACGTCCGCGTCGCGGGTCGCCCGCAACCTCGTCGCCGCGCTCGGCTCGCCGCTCGACCTCGACGGGCTCACCCTCGTCCTGGAGGCCAGCGCCGGGCTCGCCGTCTTCCCCGACCACGCGCTCGACGCGGAGGGGCTGCTGCGCCGGGCGGACGTGGCGATGTACCAGGCGAAGCGGGACCGTACGGGCGTCGAGGTGTACGAGCCCAAGCGGGACTCGAACACGCCGGACCGGCTCGGTCTGCTGGGCGACCTGCGGCGCGCGCTCGACGCGCAGGAGGTCGAGCTGCACTACCAGCCGAAGGTCCGCTTCGACGGGCAGGTCGCCGGGCTGGAGGCGCTGGTCAGGTGGGTGCATCCCGAGCGGGGGAAGGTACCGCCGGACGAGTTCATAGCGATCGCCGAGTCGTCCGGGCTGATGCCGCATCTGACGGAGTACGTCCTGGAGACCGCCCTCGCGCAGGTGGCGCGGTGGCGGGCCCAGGGGCTGCACGTACCGGTCGCCGTGAACGTGTCGCCGCGCGATGTCCACACCCCCGGCTTCGCGGGCGCGGTGGCCGCGCGGCTCGCCCGCCACGGGGTTCCCGCCGGGTCGTTGCAGCTGGAGATAACGGAACACGTGCTCCTGGAGGACCCTCAGCGGGCCGCGGACACCCTCGCCGGGCTGACCGGGCACGGGGTGAAGATGTCGCTCGACGACTTCGGGACGGGGTACTCGTCGCTGGTCCATCTGCGGCGACTGCCGGTGAGCGAGCTGAAGATCGACCGGTCGTTCGTGGCGCGGCTGGCGATCGACAACGAGGACGCGGAGATCGTGCGCTGCACGGTGGACCTCGCGCATTCGCTCGGCCTGCTCGTCGTCGCGGAGGGTGTGGAGGACGACGAGACGTGGGAGCGGTTGCGGGATCTGGGGTGTGACGCGGTGCAGGGCTGGCTCGTCGCCGCCGCGATGCCGCCGGAGGAGGCCACGGCCTGGCTGCGGGCGCGGGGGTCCCGTGGGTGGCAGCGGCCGAAAGCCGCCTTGCCCGCGGCTACGGCGGACGAGTAG
- the gatB gene encoding Asp-tRNA(Asn)/Glu-tRNA(Gln) amidotransferase subunit GatB — protein MTTTTDLVSYEDALASYDPVMGLEVHVELGTKTKMFCGCSTELGQDANTQTCPVCLGLPGALPVVNAIGVESAIKIGLALNCEIAEWCRFARKNYFYPDMPKNFQTSQYDEPIAFNGYLDVQLEDGETFRVEIERAHMEEDTGKSTHVGGATGRIHGASHSLLDYNRAGIPLIEIVTKPIEGAGMRAPEVAKAYVRELREVIKALGVSEARMEMGQMRCDVNLSLRPHGREKFGTRSETKNVNSLRSVERAARFEIQRHAAVLNDGGTIIQETRHFHEDTGSTTSGRVKEEAEDYRYFPEPDLVPVAPSREWVEEIRAALPELPLVRRNRLLGEWGISGTEMQAILNAGALDLIVSTIEAGADAASARKWWMGELARSANESGVPLDELAITPEQVARVTELVSKGDLNDKLARQVIEGVLAGEGTPDEVVDKRGLKVVSDEGALTTAVEEAIAGNPGIADKIRGGKVAAAGALVGAVMKATRGQADAARVKELILEKLGVGEG, from the coding sequence GTGACCACCACGACCGACCTGGTGTCGTACGAGGACGCGCTGGCGTCGTACGACCCCGTCATGGGCCTCGAGGTCCATGTCGAACTCGGCACCAAGACCAAGATGTTCTGCGGCTGTTCGACCGAACTCGGTCAGGACGCCAACACGCAGACCTGTCCCGTCTGCCTCGGCCTGCCCGGCGCGCTCCCGGTCGTCAACGCGATCGGCGTCGAGTCGGCGATCAAGATCGGTCTCGCGCTGAACTGCGAGATCGCCGAGTGGTGCCGCTTCGCCCGGAAGAACTACTTCTATCCGGACATGCCGAAGAACTTCCAGACCTCCCAGTACGACGAGCCGATCGCCTTCAACGGCTACCTCGACGTACAGCTGGAGGACGGCGAGACCTTCCGTGTGGAGATCGAGCGCGCCCACATGGAGGAGGACACCGGCAAGTCGACGCACGTCGGCGGTGCCACCGGCCGCATCCACGGCGCCTCGCACTCGCTGCTCGACTACAACCGCGCGGGCATCCCGCTCATCGAGATCGTCACCAAGCCGATCGAGGGTGCGGGGATGCGGGCTCCCGAGGTCGCCAAGGCGTACGTCCGTGAGCTGCGCGAGGTCATCAAGGCGCTCGGCGTCTCGGAGGCCCGTATGGAGATGGGCCAGATGCGCTGCGACGTGAACCTGTCGCTGCGCCCGCACGGCCGCGAGAAGTTCGGCACGCGTTCCGAGACGAAGAACGTGAACTCGCTGCGGTCCGTCGAGCGTGCCGCCCGCTTCGAGATCCAGCGGCACGCCGCCGTGCTGAACGACGGCGGGACGATCATCCAGGAGACCCGGCACTTCCACGAGGACACGGGGTCCACGACCTCCGGCCGCGTGAAGGAGGAGGCCGAGGACTATCGGTACTTCCCCGAGCCGGACCTCGTGCCGGTGGCCCCCTCGCGCGAGTGGGTCGAGGAGATCCGGGCCGCGCTGCCCGAGCTGCCGCTGGTCCGTCGCAACCGGCTCCTCGGGGAGTGGGGCATCTCGGGCACCGAGATGCAGGCGATCCTCAACGCCGGCGCGCTGGACCTGATCGTCTCCACCATCGAGGCCGGGGCCGACGCCGCCTCCGCCCGCAAGTGGTGGATGGGCGAGCTGGCCCGCAGCGCCAACGAGTCGGGCGTCCCGCTCGACGAGCTGGCGATCACGCCGGAGCAGGTGGCCCGGGTCACCGAGCTGGTCTCGAAGGGCGACCTGAACGACAAGCTGGCCCGCCAGGTCATCGAAGGCGTTCTCGCGGGCGAAGGCACCCCGGACGAGGTCGTCGACAAGCGCGGTCTGAAGGTCGTCTCCGACGAGGGCGCCCTGACGACGGCCGTCGAGGAGGCCATCGCCGGCAACCCGGGCATCGCCGACAAGATCCGCGGCGGCAAGGTGGCCGCGGCCGGAGCCCTGGTCGGTGCGGTCATGAAGGCCACCCGTGGTCAGGCCGACGCGGCCCGCGTCAAGGAACTGATCCTGGAGAAGCTGGGCGTCGGCGAGGGCTGA
- a CDS encoding MMPL family transporter encodes MAALARWCVRHRLVAVLLWLLAFAGTAAGAAVAGAAYSNDYKTPGTESSRATELLNEGFPGVSGDSATVVWHSDAGSVRAAAVEQTMTRTLDEIADLPGVAAVTDPYDGADGGRISEDSRTAYATVTFDQPAEDVDKAQAEAVVDTAKGAEGGGLQVELGGTSIELTETSGGHLAEIVGVLVAAVVLFLAFGSLAASLLPIATALVSVGTAYAGITLLGHAMTVADFAPMLGTLIGLGVGIDYALFIVTRHRRGLKRGLSVEEAARNAVATTGRAVVFAGATVCIALLGMLILRLGFLNGVAIAASLTVVLTVAASVTLLPALLSFIGMRALSRRERRRLAEHGPEPELPTGFAARWSAFVEKHPKKLGAIALVVMTLLALPTLGLRLGTSDQGNDPQATTTRQAYELLADGFGPGVNGPLTLVTEVDGAADKLALDNLDTTLRATEGVSAVTPVTYNTGGDTAYLTVVPDSSPQSAKTSDLVEQLRDEVLPRAETGTSLDLRVGGVTAGYDDFADVIVGKLPLFVGVVIGLGCLLLLLAFRSIGIPLKAAAMNVAAVAAAFGVVVAIFQWGWGSELLGLGRAGPIEPFLPVIMVSVLFGLSMDYQVFLVSRMYEEWLETGDNRRAVRVGLAETSRVINSAAVIMISVFLAFVLSGDRVIAMFGIALAAAVALDAFVLRTLLVPALMHLLGGANWWLPRWLDKRMPRISIEPPESRAAHERLAAATDAEAADVLAGDAEDVPAGYADATDVRAKERQPDVRDIPG; translated from the coding sequence GTGGCAGCCCTTGCGCGCTGGTGCGTCCGGCACCGTCTCGTCGCCGTACTTCTGTGGCTTCTCGCGTTCGCCGGCACGGCCGCCGGCGCCGCCGTCGCGGGAGCCGCGTACTCGAACGACTACAAGACCCCCGGAACCGAGTCCAGCCGCGCCACCGAACTCCTGAACGAGGGCTTCCCGGGTGTCAGCGGCGACAGCGCCACCGTCGTCTGGCACAGCGATGCCGGCTCCGTGCGGGCCGCCGCCGTCGAGCAGACGATGACCCGCACCCTCGACGAGATCGCCGACCTGCCGGGCGTCGCCGCCGTCACCGACCCGTACGACGGCGCCGACGGCGGCCGGATCAGCGAGGACAGCCGTACGGCGTACGCCACCGTCACCTTCGACCAGCCGGCCGAGGACGTGGACAAGGCGCAGGCCGAGGCCGTCGTCGACACGGCGAAGGGCGCCGAGGGCGGCGGGCTCCAGGTGGAGCTGGGCGGCACCTCGATCGAACTCACCGAGACCTCCGGCGGGCACCTCGCCGAGATCGTCGGCGTGCTCGTCGCCGCCGTCGTCCTCTTCCTCGCGTTCGGTTCACTCGCCGCCAGCCTGTTGCCGATCGCTACCGCCCTGGTCAGCGTGGGCACCGCCTATGCGGGGATCACCCTGCTCGGGCACGCCATGACGGTCGCCGACTTCGCGCCCATGCTGGGCACCCTGATCGGCCTCGGCGTCGGCATCGACTACGCGCTGTTCATCGTGACCCGGCACCGGCGCGGGCTGAAGCGGGGGCTGTCCGTCGAGGAGGCCGCGCGGAACGCGGTCGCGACCACCGGACGGGCCGTCGTCTTCGCCGGCGCCACGGTCTGCATAGCCCTGCTCGGCATGCTGATCCTGCGCCTCGGCTTCCTCAACGGCGTCGCGATCGCCGCCTCCCTCACCGTGGTCCTCACCGTCGCCGCCTCCGTGACGCTGCTGCCGGCCCTGCTGTCGTTCATCGGCATGCGGGCGCTGAGCCGCCGCGAGCGGCGCCGCCTGGCCGAGCACGGCCCCGAGCCCGAACTGCCCACCGGCTTCGCCGCCCGCTGGTCCGCCTTCGTCGAGAAGCACCCCAAGAAGCTCGGCGCGATCGCCCTCGTCGTCATGACCCTGCTCGCCCTGCCCACCCTCGGGCTGCGCCTGGGCACCTCCGACCAGGGCAACGACCCGCAGGCGACGACCACCCGCCAGGCCTACGAACTGCTCGCCGACGGCTTCGGCCCCGGCGTGAACGGCCCGCTCACCCTCGTCACCGAGGTCGACGGCGCCGCCGACAAACTCGCCCTCGACAACCTCGACACCACGCTCCGGGCCACCGAGGGCGTCTCGGCGGTGACCCCGGTCACGTACAACACCGGCGGCGACACCGCGTACCTCACCGTCGTCCCCGACTCCTCCCCGCAGTCCGCGAAGACCAGTGACCTCGTCGAACAGCTGCGCGACGAGGTGCTGCCGAGGGCCGAGACCGGCACCTCGCTCGATCTGCGCGTCGGCGGGGTGACCGCCGGTTACGACGACTTCGCGGACGTCATCGTCGGCAAGCTGCCGCTGTTCGTGGGCGTGGTCATCGGCCTCGGCTGCCTGCTGCTCCTGCTCGCCTTCAGGTCCATCGGCATACCGCTCAAGGCCGCCGCGATGAACGTGGCCGCCGTCGCCGCCGCGTTCGGCGTGGTCGTCGCGATCTTCCAGTGGGGCTGGGGGAGTGAGCTGCTGGGCCTCGGCCGGGCCGGGCCGATCGAGCCCTTCCTCCCCGTGATCATGGTGTCGGTCCTCTTCGGGCTCTCCATGGACTACCAGGTCTTCCTGGTCAGCCGGATGTACGAGGAGTGGCTGGAGACCGGCGACAACCGGCGCGCGGTCCGGGTCGGCCTGGCCGAGACCAGCCGGGTGATCAACTCCGCGGCGGTCATCATGATCTCCGTCTTCCTCGCCTTCGTGCTCAGCGGCGACCGCGTGATCGCCATGTTCGGCATCGCCCTGGCCGCCGCCGTCGCCCTCGACGCCTTCGTCCTGCGCACGCTCCTCGTCCCCGCCCTCATGCACCTGCTCGGCGGCGCCAACTGGTGGCTGCCCCGCTGGCTGGACAAGCGCATGCCCCGCATCAGCATCGAGCCGCCCGAATCCCGCGCCGCCCATGAGAGGCTGGCCGCCGCGACGGACGCCGAGGCGGCGGACGTATTGGCGGGGGACGCCGAGGACGTACCGGCGGGGTACGCCGACGCGACGGACGTACGGGCGAAGGAGCGACAGCCGGATGTACGCGATATCCCTGGGTGA
- the gatC gene encoding Asp-tRNA(Asn)/Glu-tRNA(Gln) amidotransferase subunit GatC, translating into MPGITREEVAHLARLARLELKPEELEHFAGQLDDIIGAVARVSEVADQDVPPTSHPLPLTNVMRADEVRPSLTPEQALSAAPAQEQQRFKVPQILGED; encoded by the coding sequence ATGCCTGGCATCACGCGCGAGGAGGTCGCCCACCTCGCACGGCTGGCGCGTCTGGAGCTGAAGCCCGAAGAGCTTGAACACTTCGCGGGCCAGCTGGACGACATCATCGGCGCGGTCGCCCGCGTCAGCGAGGTCGCCGACCAAGATGTACCGCCGACCTCGCACCCGCTGCCGCTGACGAACGTCATGCGCGCGGACGAGGTCCGTCCGTCGCTCACCCCCGAGCAGGCACTTTCCGCCGCCCCGGCCCAGGAGCAGCAGCGTTTCAAGGTGCCGCAGATCCTGGGGGAGGACTGA